In Pithys albifrons albifrons isolate INPA30051 chromosome 6, PitAlb_v1, whole genome shotgun sequence, a single genomic region encodes these proteins:
- the CRY2 gene encoding cryptochrome-2 isoform X2: MLEENISQCRDDKNFSAPQAKYAQRKERFLLQSLEDLDNSLRKLNSRLFVVRGQPTDVFPRLFKEWGVTRLTFEYDSEPFGKERDAAIIKLAKEAGVEVVIENSHTLYDLDRIIELNGHKPPLTYKRFQAIISRMELPKKPVSTVISQQMETCKVDIQENHDDVYGVPSLEELGFPTDGLAPAVWQGGETEALARLDKHLERKAWVANYERPRMNANSLLASPTGLSPYLRFGCLSCRLFYYRLWELYKKVKRNSTPPLSLYGQLLWREFFYTAATNNPKFDRMEGNPICIQIPWDRNPEALAKWAEGKTGFPWIDAIMTQLRQEGWIHHLARHAVACFLTRGDLWISWESGVRVFDELLLDADFSVNAGSWMWLSCSAFFQQFFHCYCPVGFGRRTDPSGDYVKRYLPKLKGFPSRYIYEPWNAPESVQKAAKCIIGVDYPKPMVNHAETSRLNIERMKQIYQQLSRYRGLCLLASVPSCVEDLSGPVTDSASGQGCSTSTVARLSQADQASPKRKHEGAEEPCNEELYKRVKVTGLPASEISGKSL, translated from the exons atttCTTCTCCAGTCCCTGGAAGATCTCGACAACAGTTTAAGGAAACTGAATTCTCGCTTGTTTGTTGTGCGAGGGCAGCCAACAGATGTCTTCCCAAGACTCTTTAAA GAATGGGGAGTCACTCGTCTCACCTTTGAATATGACTCGGAGCCTTTTGGAAAGGAGAGGGATGCAGCTATCATCAAACTGGCCAAGGAGGCTGGCGTGGAAGTGGTGATAGAGAACTCCCACACCCTCTATGACCTGGACAG AATAATTGAGCTGAATGGCCACAAGCCACCCCTCACCTACAAGCGCTTCCAGGCCATCATTAGCCGTATGGAGCTCCCAAAGAAGCCAGTGAGCACTGTGATAAGTCAGCAGATGGAGACATGTAAAGTGGACATTCAGGAGAACCATGATGATGTTTATGgggtcccatccctggaagagctGG GCTTTCCTACAGATGGTCTTGCCCCTGCAGTTTGGCAAGGAGGAGAGACGGAAGCCCTGGCGCGGCTGGATAAACACTTGGAAAGAAAG GCATGGGTTGCAAATTACGAAAGACCAAGGATGAATGCCAATTCATTGCTGGCCAGCCCTACCGGACTCAGTCCCTACCTGCGTTTTGGGTGCTTGTCCTGCCGCCTGTTTTACTATCGTCTGTGGGAGCTGTATAAGAAG GTGAAGCGGAACAGCACACCCCCCCTCTCTCTATATGGACAGCTTCTGTGGCGGGAGTTTTTCTACACAGCAGCCACCAACAACCCAAAGTTTGATCGCATGGAGGGGAATCCCATCTGCATACAAATTCCCTGGGACAGGAACCCTGAAGCCTTGGCAAAGTGGGCAGAGGGCAAGACAGGCTTCCCTTGGATCGATGCCATCATGACCCAACTGAGACAAGAAGGGTGGATACACCACCTGGCTAGGCACGCGGTGGCCTGCTTCCTGACCAGGGGTGACCTCTGGATCAGCTGGGAGTCAGGAGTCAGG GTATTTGACGAACTGTTGCTGGATGCAGATTTCAGCGTAAATGCAGGAAGTTGGATGTGGCTTTCGTGCAGTGCATTCTTCCAGCAGTTCTTCCACTGTTACTGTCCTGTGGGCTTCGGACGTCGCACAGACCCCAGTGGTGACTATGTTAA GAGGTATCTGCCCAAACTGAAGGGTTTTCCCTCACGATATATCTATGAACCATGGAATGCTCCAGAGTCTGTGCAGAAGGCAGCCAAGTGCATCATTGGGGTGGACTACCCCAAACCCATGGTGAACCACGCAGAGACCAGCCGACTGAACATTGAGCGCATGAAGCAGATCTACCAGCAGCTGTCACGCTATAGGGGCCTCT GTTTACTGGCATCAGTCCCTTCATGTGTGGAAGATCTCAGTGGCCCAGTCACAGACTCGGCTTcggggcagggctgcagcaccagtACAG tGGCGAGGCTTTCACAAGCAGACCAGGCTTCTCCAAAACGCAAACATGAGGGAGCAGAAGAGCCATGCAATGAAGAACTGTACAAACGAGTCAAAGTGACGGGTCTCCCTGCTTCAGAGATCTCTGGCAAGAGTTTATGA
- the CRY2 gene encoding cryptochrome-2 isoform X3, translating into MDRFLLQSLEDLDNSLRKLNSRLFVVRGQPTDVFPRLFKEWGVTRLTFEYDSEPFGKERDAAIIKLAKEAGVEVVIENSHTLYDLDRIIELNGHKPPLTYKRFQAIISRMELPKKPVSTVISQQMETCKVDIQENHDDVYGVPSLEELGFPTDGLAPAVWQGGETEALARLDKHLERKAWVANYERPRMNANSLLASPTGLSPYLRFGCLSCRLFYYRLWELYKKVKRNSTPPLSLYGQLLWREFFYTAATNNPKFDRMEGNPICIQIPWDRNPEALAKWAEGKTGFPWIDAIMTQLRQEGWIHHLARHAVACFLTRGDLWISWESGVRVFDELLLDADFSVNAGSWMWLSCSAFFQQFFHCYCPVGFGRRTDPSGDYVKRYLPKLKGFPSRYIYEPWNAPESVQKAAKCIIGVDYPKPMVNHAETSRLNIERMKQIYQQLSRYRGLCLLASVPSCVEDLSGPVTDSASGQGCSTSTVARLSQADQASPKRKHEGAEEPCNEELYKRVKVTGLPASEISGKSL; encoded by the exons atttCTTCTCCAGTCCCTGGAAGATCTCGACAACAGTTTAAGGAAACTGAATTCTCGCTTGTTTGTTGTGCGAGGGCAGCCAACAGATGTCTTCCCAAGACTCTTTAAA GAATGGGGAGTCACTCGTCTCACCTTTGAATATGACTCGGAGCCTTTTGGAAAGGAGAGGGATGCAGCTATCATCAAACTGGCCAAGGAGGCTGGCGTGGAAGTGGTGATAGAGAACTCCCACACCCTCTATGACCTGGACAG AATAATTGAGCTGAATGGCCACAAGCCACCCCTCACCTACAAGCGCTTCCAGGCCATCATTAGCCGTATGGAGCTCCCAAAGAAGCCAGTGAGCACTGTGATAAGTCAGCAGATGGAGACATGTAAAGTGGACATTCAGGAGAACCATGATGATGTTTATGgggtcccatccctggaagagctGG GCTTTCCTACAGATGGTCTTGCCCCTGCAGTTTGGCAAGGAGGAGAGACGGAAGCCCTGGCGCGGCTGGATAAACACTTGGAAAGAAAG GCATGGGTTGCAAATTACGAAAGACCAAGGATGAATGCCAATTCATTGCTGGCCAGCCCTACCGGACTCAGTCCCTACCTGCGTTTTGGGTGCTTGTCCTGCCGCCTGTTTTACTATCGTCTGTGGGAGCTGTATAAGAAG GTGAAGCGGAACAGCACACCCCCCCTCTCTCTATATGGACAGCTTCTGTGGCGGGAGTTTTTCTACACAGCAGCCACCAACAACCCAAAGTTTGATCGCATGGAGGGGAATCCCATCTGCATACAAATTCCCTGGGACAGGAACCCTGAAGCCTTGGCAAAGTGGGCAGAGGGCAAGACAGGCTTCCCTTGGATCGATGCCATCATGACCCAACTGAGACAAGAAGGGTGGATACACCACCTGGCTAGGCACGCGGTGGCCTGCTTCCTGACCAGGGGTGACCTCTGGATCAGCTGGGAGTCAGGAGTCAGG GTATTTGACGAACTGTTGCTGGATGCAGATTTCAGCGTAAATGCAGGAAGTTGGATGTGGCTTTCGTGCAGTGCATTCTTCCAGCAGTTCTTCCACTGTTACTGTCCTGTGGGCTTCGGACGTCGCACAGACCCCAGTGGTGACTATGTTAA GAGGTATCTGCCCAAACTGAAGGGTTTTCCCTCACGATATATCTATGAACCATGGAATGCTCCAGAGTCTGTGCAGAAGGCAGCCAAGTGCATCATTGGGGTGGACTACCCCAAACCCATGGTGAACCACGCAGAGACCAGCCGACTGAACATTGAGCGCATGAAGCAGATCTACCAGCAGCTGTCACGCTATAGGGGCCTCT GTTTACTGGCATCAGTCCCTTCATGTGTGGAAGATCTCAGTGGCCCAGTCACAGACTCGGCTTcggggcagggctgcagcaccagtACAG tGGCGAGGCTTTCACAAGCAGACCAGGCTTCTCCAAAACGCAAACATGAGGGAGCAGAAGAGCCATGCAATGAAGAACTGTACAAACGAGTCAAAGTGACGGGTCTCCCTGCTTCAGAGATCTCTGGCAAGAGTTTATGA